From one Azospirillum ramasamyi genomic stretch:
- the rpsP gene encoding 30S ribosomal protein S16 — MALKIRLARGGAKKRPFYSIVIADARSPRDGRFIEKIGTYNPMLPREHEQRIILDAERAKHWLSVGAQPTDRVVLFLANAGLVEKPAVRETPKKSAPKAKAQERLKAEAAAAAAAAEG, encoded by the coding sequence ATGGCTCTGAAGATTCGTCTGGCTCGCGGTGGTGCGAAGAAGCGTCCGTTCTACTCGATCGTCATCGCGGACGCCCGCAGCCCGCGTGACGGCCGCTTCATCGAGAAGATCGGCACCTACAACCCGATGCTGCCGCGCGAGCACGAGCAGCGCATCATCCTGGACGCCGAGCGCGCCAAGCATTGGCTGTCGGTCGGCGCGCAGCCGACGGACCGCGTGGTCCTCTTCCTGGCCAATGCCGGCCTGGTCGAGAAGCCCGCCGTCCGCGAGACCCCGAAGAAGTCGGCTCCGAAGGCCAAGGCGCAGGAGCGTCTGAAGGCCGAGGCCGCCGCCGCCGCGGCTGCCGCCGAGGGCTGA
- a CDS encoding pentapeptide repeat-containing protein has translation MSSAQGFGSNSPRTKLTQSQLNAILLRHQAFRKSQPGGVRANLKMRDLSHLDLSGIDLSDADLSGAKLFSARLTGANLVNANLYAADLRLANLEKADLRRADLRGACLRGAVLSEATLVEVDLRDGTLLHYDSSGEMFAHEFEDSVLTSELTAATIRGADLSRAKVANAFVMQTDLTDAILRGTKFMRANLTGSNLTGCDLTDADLTEANLSGARLSGAVMTGCAINRTNFSGATLIGAILDAAQLRSPNIQAAILAKTLENPEDDLREMLLEHLAWIDSGGKAGKRADLSALDLSGRRLDGINLSAAILQCIALRGATLTGAAMAIADLSLADMRKADLSNADLRGVNFERATLTGANLTGAQLGPVHIQTMSGHIWRANLQRARLGLALLCKADLRKANLAGANLAGADLTGANLSEADLTGADLTGAVLDGATLDQAIIEEAIGLEGGLESGLEATGLKG, from the coding sequence ATGTCGTCCGCCCAGGGCTTTGGGTCCAACAGCCCGCGAACCAAGCTGACCCAGAGCCAGCTCAACGCGATCCTGTTGCGGCATCAGGCTTTCCGCAAAAGCCAGCCGGGCGGTGTGCGCGCCAATCTGAAGATGCGCGACCTGTCTCATCTCGACCTTTCCGGCATCGACCTTTCGGACGCCGACCTGTCGGGCGCCAAGCTGTTCAGCGCGCGGCTGACCGGCGCCAACCTCGTGAACGCCAACCTCTACGCCGCGGACCTGCGGCTCGCCAACTTGGAGAAGGCCGACCTGCGCCGGGCCGACCTGCGCGGCGCCTGTCTTCGCGGCGCCGTGCTGAGCGAGGCCACCCTGGTGGAGGTCGACCTGCGCGACGGCACCCTGCTGCATTACGATTCCAGCGGCGAGATGTTCGCCCACGAGTTTGAGGACAGCGTCCTGACGTCGGAACTGACGGCGGCGACCATCCGCGGCGCCGACCTGTCGCGGGCGAAGGTCGCCAACGCCTTCGTCATGCAGACAGACCTGACCGACGCCATCCTGCGCGGCACGAAGTTCATGCGGGCCAATCTGACCGGGTCCAACCTGACCGGCTGCGACCTGACCGACGCCGACCTGACGGAGGCGAATCTGTCGGGCGCCCGGCTGTCGGGGGCGGTGATGACCGGCTGCGCCATCAACCGCACCAATTTCAGCGGCGCCACCCTGATCGGCGCCATTCTCGACGCGGCCCAGCTGCGCTCGCCCAACATCCAGGCGGCGATCCTGGCGAAGACGCTGGAGAACCCGGAAGACGACCTGCGCGAGATGCTGCTGGAACATCTGGCCTGGATCGACAGCGGCGGCAAGGCCGGCAAGCGCGCCGACCTGTCGGCGCTCGACCTGTCGGGGCGGAGGCTGGACGGCATCAACCTGTCCGCGGCCATCCTGCAATGTATCGCCCTGCGCGGCGCCACGCTGACCGGTGCGGCGATGGCGATAGCCGACCTGTCGCTGGCCGACATGCGCAAGGCCGACCTGTCCAATGCCGATCTGCGCGGCGTGAATTTCGAGCGGGCGACCCTGACCGGCGCCAACCTGACCGGCGCCCAGCTCGGCCCCGTCCATATCCAGACCATGAGCGGCCACATCTGGCGCGCCAACCTGCAGCGCGCCCGGCTTGGCCTTGCGCTGCTCTGCAAGGCCGACCTGCGCAAGGCGAACCTCGCCGGCGCCAATCTGGCGGGCGCCGACCTGACCGGAGCCAACCTGAGCGAAGCCGACCTGACCGGGGCCGACCTGACCGGCGCTGTCCTTGACGGCGCCACGCTGGACCAGGCGATCATCGAGGAGGCGATCGGGCTGGAGGGCGGGCTGGAAAGCGGGCTGGAGGCGACCGGGCTGAAAGGCTGA
- the ffh gene encoding signal recognition particle protein yields MFEGLTGRLGDIFDKLRRRGALTEEDVSAALREVRVALLEADVALPVVKQFVAQVKERAVGQEVLKSVTPGQQVIKVVHDNLVEMLGEGADINLNAAAPVPILMVGLQGSGKTTSTAKIALRLKTKDRKKVLMASLDVRRPAAQEQLKVLGEQTGVATLPIVPGQDPVAIARRAIETGRLEGYDVVMLDTAGRLAIDEELMAEVAAVRDATKPAETLLVADAMTGQDAVTVATNFNDKVGITGIVLTRIDGDARGGAALSMRQITGKPIKLLGVGEKIDALEPFHPDRIAGRILGMGDVVSLVEKAVETIDKDEAEKLARKMEKGQGFDLDDMAMQLKQLRKMGGMSGLMGMLPGIGKIKNQLKDANVDDGMIKRQEAIISSMTKAERKNPEIIKASRRKRIAAGSGTSVQEVNKLLKQFETMRGMMKQVQKLGKKGMMRGGLGNLLPKGFGGFGGKGPFG; encoded by the coding sequence ATGTTCGAAGGCCTGACCGGACGCCTGGGCGACATCTTCGACAAGCTGCGCCGCCGTGGCGCGCTGACCGAGGAGGACGTCTCCGCCGCGCTGCGCGAAGTTCGCGTGGCGTTGCTGGAGGCCGACGTCGCGCTGCCCGTCGTCAAGCAGTTCGTCGCCCAGGTGAAGGAACGCGCCGTCGGCCAGGAGGTGCTGAAGTCCGTCACCCCCGGCCAGCAGGTCATCAAGGTCGTCCACGACAACCTCGTGGAGATGCTCGGCGAGGGCGCCGACATCAACCTGAACGCCGCCGCGCCGGTGCCGATCCTGATGGTCGGCCTGCAGGGCTCGGGCAAGACCACCAGCACCGCCAAGATCGCGCTCCGCCTGAAGACGAAGGACCGCAAGAAGGTCCTGATGGCCTCGCTGGACGTTCGCCGTCCGGCCGCCCAGGAGCAGCTGAAGGTTCTCGGCGAGCAGACCGGCGTCGCCACGCTGCCGATCGTGCCGGGCCAGGACCCGGTCGCCATCGCGCGCCGCGCCATCGAGACCGGCCGTCTCGAAGGCTACGACGTCGTCATGCTCGACACCGCCGGCCGCCTCGCCATCGACGAGGAGCTGATGGCGGAGGTCGCGGCCGTCCGCGACGCGACCAAGCCGGCGGAAACGCTGCTGGTCGCCGACGCGATGACCGGCCAGGACGCCGTCACCGTCGCCACCAACTTCAACGACAAGGTCGGCATCACCGGCATCGTGCTGACCCGCATCGACGGCGACGCGCGCGGCGGTGCCGCCCTGTCGATGCGCCAGATCACCGGCAAGCCGATCAAGCTGCTGGGCGTCGGCGAAAAGATCGACGCGCTGGAGCCCTTCCACCCAGACCGCATCGCCGGCCGCATCCTCGGCATGGGCGACGTGGTGTCGCTGGTGGAGAAGGCCGTCGAGACCATCGACAAGGACGAGGCCGAAAAGCTCGCCCGCAAGATGGAGAAGGGCCAGGGCTTCGACCTCGACGACATGGCGATGCAGCTGAAGCAGCTCCGCAAGATGGGCGGCATGTCCGGCCTGATGGGGATGCTGCCGGGCATCGGCAAGATCAAGAACCAGCTGAAGGACGCCAACGTCGACGACGGGATGATCAAGCGCCAGGAGGCGATCATCTCCTCGATGACCAAGGCGGAGCGCAAGAACCCCGAAATCATCAAGGCTTCGCGCCGCAAGCGCATCGCCGCCGGATCCGGCACCTCGGTGCAGGAGGTCAACAAGCTGCTGAAGCAGTTCGAGACCATGCGCGGAATGATGAAGCAGGTGCAGAAGCTTGGGAAGAAGGGGATGATGCGCGGCGGCCTGGGCAATCTGCTGCCGAAGGGATTCGGCGGCTTCGGCGGGAAGGGGCCTTTCGGCTGA
- the rplS gene encoding 50S ribosomal protein L19, with protein MNLLQQLEQEQIEKALGGKTIPEFSSGDTVRVNVKVVEGTRERVQAYEGVVIARKNAGLNSSFTVRKISYGEGVERVFPLYSPRIDSIELVRRGAVRRAKLYYLRDLRGKAARIAERTTGRGMVNGRKAAE; from the coding sequence ATGAACCTGTTGCAGCAGCTCGAGCAGGAGCAGATCGAGAAGGCCCTCGGCGGCAAGACGATCCCGGAGTTCTCGTCGGGCGACACCGTCCGCGTGAACGTGAAGGTCGTCGAAGGCACGCGCGAGCGTGTCCAGGCCTATGAGGGTGTCGTCATCGCCCGCAAGAACGCCGGCCTGAACAGCTCCTTCACCGTCCGCAAGATCAGCTACGGCGAGGGCGTGGAGCGCGTGTTCCCGCTGTACTCCCCGCGCATCGACTCGATCGAGCTGGTCCGTCGTGGCGCCGTCCGCCGCGCCAAGCTGTACTATCTGCGCGATCTGCGCGGCAAGGCCGCCCGCATCGCCGAGCGCACCACCGGCCGCGGCATGGTCAACGGTCGCAAGGCCGCCGAGTAA
- a CDS encoding sensor domain-containing diguanylate cyclase: MDLLLTTGTSAPDSATPVGQTGPVTLVALYPGPALRLDATLAVAEANAEAEDMMDSDPRWLPDLRGWLSASSVAPGLRSVPVESLRGIMIVEWAGVPLPDGGFLLLGRDDTLERQLRHTLTESRRRYKDLVEVSSDFAWETGPDGAFVFVSHKGALGYPADVLIGRDPRSLALEGTEDLPMPFDCRRPVDQTELWLKGADGTPSCIVASALPLFGPQGDWIGARGVCRDVTEQVLRSNELARIRNRERLLGHIVHTLRDRLDAAEALAVAATETARALSADGCRIYRADEGSGEGGRVALSLVAEFGAELPEVGTALLDRIANGEGLVADRLGDIQLIGERTEHRQAVNGALLVWRAGDSEPWDDDDRQLMSGVADHIGIAHAHLAYQERLRRLSERDGLTGLFNRRTFFERLEESISRPDSGPSALLYVDLDNFKAVNDLHGHQQGDTVLKAVGTLLTTGVRPGDLPGRLGGDEFVLWLGRTDEVKARVVAERLLRGMRELAHLSVSDEKPLGLSIGIAAHAPGRGETVRELTDRADAAMYAAKKSGKGHYALAPAYEASASAEASSESSSDHSAAEPAS; this comes from the coding sequence GTGGACCTTCTCCTGACCACCGGTACCTCCGCCCCCGACTCCGCCACCCCCGTCGGCCAGACCGGCCCCGTGACGCTGGTCGCGCTGTATCCCGGCCCCGCCCTGCGGCTGGATGCGACCCTTGCCGTCGCCGAAGCCAATGCGGAGGCGGAGGACATGATGGACAGCGACCCGCGCTGGCTGCCCGATCTCCGCGGCTGGCTGTCGGCGTCCAGCGTGGCGCCGGGCCTGCGGTCTGTGCCGGTGGAGTCGCTGCGCGGGATCATGATCGTCGAATGGGCCGGCGTGCCGCTCCCGGACGGCGGCTTCCTCCTGCTGGGACGCGACGACACGCTGGAACGGCAGCTGCGCCACACGCTGACTGAGTCGCGCCGGCGCTACAAGGATCTGGTGGAGGTCTCTTCCGACTTCGCGTGGGAGACGGGGCCCGACGGCGCCTTCGTCTTCGTCAGCCACAAGGGCGCTCTGGGATATCCGGCCGACGTGCTGATCGGCCGCGATCCGCGCAGCTTGGCGCTGGAGGGGACGGAAGACCTGCCGATGCCCTTCGACTGCCGCCGCCCGGTCGACCAGACGGAGCTTTGGCTGAAGGGTGCCGACGGCACGCCGTCCTGCATCGTCGCCTCCGCCCTGCCGCTGTTCGGGCCGCAGGGCGATTGGATCGGCGCCCGCGGCGTCTGCCGCGACGTGACGGAACAGGTGCTGCGCTCCAACGAACTGGCGCGCATTCGGAACCGCGAAAGGCTGCTCGGCCACATCGTCCACACCCTGCGCGACCGTCTGGACGCCGCGGAGGCGCTGGCCGTGGCCGCGACCGAGACGGCGCGGGCGCTCAGCGCCGACGGCTGCCGCATCTACCGGGCGGACGAGGGCAGCGGGGAGGGCGGCCGCGTCGCCCTGTCGCTGGTGGCGGAATTCGGGGCGGAACTGCCGGAGGTCGGCACCGCGTTGCTCGACCGCATCGCCAACGGCGAGGGGCTGGTGGCCGACCGGCTGGGCGACATTCAGCTGATCGGCGAGCGGACGGAGCACCGGCAGGCGGTGAACGGTGCGCTGCTGGTCTGGCGCGCCGGCGATTCGGAGCCGTGGGACGACGACGACCGCCAGCTGATGTCGGGCGTGGCCGACCATATCGGCATCGCGCATGCCCATCTCGCCTATCAGGAGCGGCTGCGGCGCCTGTCGGAGCGCGATGGGCTGACCGGCCTGTTCAACCGCCGCACCTTCTTCGAACGGCTGGAGGAGTCTATCTCGCGGCCGGACAGCGGCCCCTCGGCCCTGCTCTATGTCGACCTCGACAACTTCAAGGCGGTCAACGACCTGCATGGCCACCAGCAGGGCGATACGGTGCTGAAGGCCGTCGGCACGCTGCTGACCACCGGGGTGCGGCCGGGCGACCTGCCGGGCCGGCTGGGTGGCGACGAGTTCGTCCTGTGGCTGGGCCGCACCGACGAGGTCAAGGCCCGCGTCGTCGCCGAACGGCTGTTGCGGGGCATGCGCGAGCTTGCCCACCTGTCGGTCAGCGACGAGAAGCCGCTGGGCCTGTCGATCGGCATCGCTGCCCACGCCCCCGGCCGCGGCGAAACGGTGCGGGAGTTGACCGACCGTGCCGACGCCGCCATGTACGCCGCCAAGAAGAGCGGCAAGGGCCATTATGCCCTGGCCCCGGCCTATGAGGCGTCCGCTTCCGCCGAGGCATCGTCAGAGTCATCCTCCGACCATTCCGCCGCGGAGCCCGCATCGTGA
- the dapD gene encoding 2,3,4,5-tetrahydropyridine-2,6-dicarboxylate N-succinyltransferase: MSHASLQATIDAAWENRADLTTATTGPVRDAVNAALDALDAGDLRVAEKTADGWKVNQWLKKAVLLSFRLNANEMIPGGPGGSSWYDKVPPKFENWTEGQFQNAGFRALPGAIARKSSYVAPGVILMPSFVNVGAYVDSGTMVDTWVTVGSCAQIGKNVHLSGGVGIGGVLEPLQADPVIIEDNCFIGARSEIVEGVIVEEGAVISMGCYIGASTKIIDRHTGEVFMGRVPAYSVVVPGSLPGKPLPDGTPGPSLYCCVIIKRVDEKTRSKTAINDLLRD, encoded by the coding sequence ATGAGCCACGCCAGCCTGCAGGCCACCATCGACGCCGCCTGGGAAAACCGGGCCGATCTCACCACCGCCACCACCGGTCCCGTCCGCGACGCCGTGAACGCGGCGCTCGACGCGCTGGATGCCGGCGACCTGCGCGTCGCGGAGAAGACCGCCGACGGCTGGAAGGTCAACCAGTGGCTGAAGAAGGCGGTGCTTCTGTCCTTCCGCCTGAACGCCAACGAGATGATCCCCGGCGGTCCCGGCGGCTCCTCGTGGTACGACAAGGTGCCGCCGAAGTTCGAGAACTGGACCGAAGGCCAGTTCCAGAACGCCGGCTTCCGCGCCCTTCCCGGCGCCATCGCCCGCAAGTCGTCCTACGTCGCCCCCGGCGTCATCCTGATGCCGAGCTTCGTCAATGTCGGCGCCTATGTCGACAGCGGCACCATGGTCGACACCTGGGTCACGGTCGGCTCCTGCGCCCAGATCGGCAAGAACGTCCACCTGTCGGGCGGCGTCGGCATCGGCGGCGTGCTGGAGCCGCTGCAGGCCGATCCGGTCATCATCGAGGACAACTGCTTCATCGGCGCGCGGTCGGAGATCGTCGAGGGCGTGATCGTCGAGGAAGGCGCGGTCATCTCCATGGGCTGCTACATCGGCGCCTCGACCAAGATCATCGACCGCCACACCGGCGAGGTCTTCATGGGCCGCGTCCCGGCCTATTCGGTCGTCGTCCCCGGCTCGCTGCCCGGCAAGCCGCTGCCCGACGGCACCCCCGGCCCGAGCCTGTACTGCTGCGTCATCATCAAGCGCGTCGACGAGAAGACCCGCTCGAAGACCGCGATCAACGACCTGCTGCGGGATTGA
- a CDS encoding DUF2336 domain-containing protein, with protein MTPPASQRPETLDPADYESAKRMVQSEDPAVRRKVAEHPKTRPELLYFLAADAAAEVRRAIATNAGTPRQADLLLAKDREVMVRQAVAQKIARLLPELSADQAIQIERLTVECLETLARDQATEVRGILAEALKDLPDAPHGVINRLARDVELSVCGPVLQYSPILTEEDLTDIIMKGPVRGAMTAIASRQNVTASVADAIARSDDEAAVTALLGNPSAQIREETLDRILDQAPQHEPWHSPLVRRPRLPARAVARLASFVADNLLKVLQDRDDLDPAAARGLVEAVRQRVGQAAGAAPGLPLGPVDFGEEAVGGAAAGPEKPVERPSDKAARLNKEGKLTEKLIEGSMVEGDRAFVMAALAELSQIELAVVDRIVATHAPRAVTALVWRAGLTMRFARQVQLRLAQIPPKTALNARDGTHYPMTDDEMRWQLEFFGVEAKA; from the coding sequence GTGACCCCGCCTGCCAGCCAGCGACCCGAAACGCTCGACCCCGCCGACTACGAATCCGCCAAGCGGATGGTGCAGAGCGAGGATCCGGCGGTCCGCCGCAAGGTCGCCGAGCATCCCAAGACCCGCCCGGAGCTTTTGTACTTCCTTGCCGCCGACGCCGCGGCGGAGGTGCGGCGGGCCATCGCGACCAACGCCGGCACCCCGCGTCAGGCCGATTTGCTGCTGGCCAAGGACCGCGAGGTCATGGTGCGTCAGGCGGTGGCGCAGAAGATCGCCCGCCTGTTGCCCGAACTGTCGGCCGATCAGGCGATCCAGATCGAGCGGCTGACGGTGGAATGCCTGGAGACGCTGGCCCGCGATCAGGCGACGGAGGTGCGCGGCATCCTGGCCGAAGCGCTGAAGGACCTGCCCGACGCCCCGCACGGCGTGATCAACCGGCTGGCCCGCGACGTGGAGCTGTCGGTCTGCGGCCCCGTCCTGCAGTATTCGCCGATCCTCACCGAAGAGGATCTGACCGACATCATCATGAAGGGGCCGGTGCGGGGCGCGATGACCGCCATCGCCAGCCGGCAGAACGTCACCGCCTCGGTCGCCGACGCCATCGCGCGCTCGGACGACGAGGCGGCGGTGACGGCCCTGCTCGGCAACCCGTCGGCCCAGATCCGGGAGGAGACGCTCGACCGCATCCTCGACCAGGCGCCGCAGCACGAGCCCTGGCATTCGCCGCTGGTCCGCCGTCCGCGCCTGCCGGCGCGCGCGGTGGCGCGGCTGGCCAGCTTCGTCGCCGACAATCTGCTGAAGGTGCTGCAGGACCGCGACGACCTCGACCCCGCCGCGGCGCGCGGTCTGGTGGAGGCGGTGCGCCAGCGGGTGGGGCAGGCGGCCGGCGCCGCGCCCGGCCTGCCGCTCGGTCCGGTCGATTTCGGCGAGGAGGCGGTCGGCGGAGCCGCCGCAGGGCCGGAAAAGCCGGTGGAGCGCCCCAGCGACAAGGCGGCTCGCCTGAACAAGGAGGGTAAGCTGACCGAGAAGCTGATCGAAGGATCGATGGTGGAGGGCGACCGCGCTTTCGTCATGGCGGCGCTGGCGGAACTGTCGCAGATCGAGTTGGCGGTGGTGGACCGCATCGTCGCCACCCATGCGCCGCGCGCCGTCACCGCCCTGGTGTGGCGCGCCGGTCTCACCATGCGCTTCGCACGGCAGGTCCAGTTGCGGCTCGCCCAAATTCCGCCGAAAACGGCTCTTAATGCTCGCGACGGCACGCATTATCCGATGACCGATGACGAGATGCGTTGGCAGCTCGAATTTTTCGGCGTCGAGGCGAAGGCGTGA
- a CDS encoding pyrimidine 5'-nucleotidase, protein MTPPTSPGAPAPAPATKLPSALRDRAVWIFDLDNTLYPASCNLFAQVDLRINEFIATHFNIGMDEARVRQKQFFRDYGTTLRGLMSEHDVDPVAYMDYVHDIDVTGVQPSAQLADALDRLPGRKIIYTNGSVRHAENIAGRLGIIDRFEAVFDITAAGYVPKPDPRPYATLVERHGIDPADTCMVEDIARNLAPAHALGMTTVWVRGEQEYEKAGVGAGVHIDHTVDDLPSWLAAVAGP, encoded by the coding sequence ATGACCCCTCCGACCTCTCCCGGCGCACCGGCGCCCGCCCCCGCCACCAAGCTCCCCTCCGCGCTGCGGGACCGCGCGGTGTGGATCTTCGATCTCGACAACACCCTCTACCCGGCGTCCTGCAACCTGTTCGCCCAGGTAGACCTGCGCATCAACGAGTTCATCGCCACTCATTTCAACATCGGCATGGACGAGGCCAGGGTGCGGCAGAAGCAGTTCTTCCGCGATTACGGCACCACGCTGCGCGGCCTGATGAGCGAGCACGACGTCGATCCGGTGGCCTACATGGACTATGTCCACGACATCGACGTCACCGGCGTCCAGCCTTCCGCCCAGCTCGCCGACGCGCTCGACCGGCTTCCAGGCCGCAAGATCATCTACACCAACGGCTCGGTCCGCCATGCGGAGAACATCGCCGGCCGCCTCGGCATCATCGACCGGTTCGAGGCGGTGTTCGACATCACCGCGGCCGGCTATGTGCCGAAGCCCGACCCCCGGCCCTACGCCACCCTGGTGGAGCGCCACGGCATCGACCCCGCCGACACCTGCATGGTGGAGGACATCGCCCGCAACCTCGCTCCCGCGCATGCGCTGGGCATGACCACGGTCTGGGTCCGCGGCGAGCAGGAGTACGAGAAGGCCGGCGTCGGCGCCGGGGTCCACATCGACCACACCGTGGACGACCTGCCCTCCTGGCTGGCCGCCGTCGCTGGTCCCTAA
- the rimM gene encoding ribosome maturation factor RimM (Essential for efficient processing of 16S rRNA), with protein MTAKICVGQFAGSHGVRGLVKLRSFTAEPADIMTYGPLSDEAGARRFTVTLQGMVKDNFLAKVDGVTSREQAQALAGVRLYVERDALPATEDEDEFYHADLIGLRAELADGSLYGTVKAIYDFGGGDVLEIRTAGGPLEMLPFSKACVPVVDVRGGRIVVDLPAVIEAREGSEDGAEDGGEDGRGSEGP; from the coding sequence ATGACCGCCAAGATCTGTGTCGGCCAGTTCGCGGGATCGCATGGCGTGCGGGGGCTGGTGAAGCTGCGCAGCTTCACCGCCGAGCCCGCCGACATCATGACCTACGGCCCGCTGTCGGACGAAGCCGGCGCCCGCCGCTTCACGGTGACGCTCCAGGGCATGGTCAAGGACAACTTCCTGGCCAAGGTCGACGGGGTGACGAGCCGGGAACAGGCGCAGGCGCTGGCGGGCGTGCGGCTCTACGTGGAGCGCGACGCCCTGCCGGCGACGGAGGACGAGGACGAGTTCTACCACGCCGACCTGATCGGCCTGCGTGCGGAACTCGCCGACGGAAGCCTCTACGGCACGGTGAAGGCGATCTACGATTTCGGGGGCGGCGACGTGCTCGAAATCAGGACCGCCGGCGGGCCGCTGGAGATGCTTCCCTTCTCCAAGGCCTGCGTGCCGGTGGTGGATGTCCGGGGCGGACGCATCGTCGTCGATCTTCCGGCCGTGATCGAAGCCCGCGAGGGCTCCGAGGACGGGGCGGAAGACGGGGGTGAGGACGGACGCGGGAGCGAGGGGCCGTGA
- the dapE gene encoding succinyl-diaminopimelate desuccinylase: MTIDPVALAQDLIRCPSVTPHDGGALGVLEAALAPMGFTCHRLRFQQEGTEPVENLYARLGTEGPNFCFAGHTDVVPPGDRGWTVDPFAGEVMGGRLFGRGAVDMKGAIAAFVAAVSRRLQDGPPAGSISLLITGDEEGVAINGTRKVLDWMAGRGERIDACVVGEPTNPKALGDMIKIGRRGSLTGFLTVFGAQGHVAYPHLADNPLPRLVRMLAAITEHPMDGGTAHFQPSTLALTTIDVDNTATNVIPAQGKATFNIRFNDAHTPAGIEAWLRRTFDAVGGAYELEVYCSGDSFVTPPGPLTELVAEAVEGVTGRRPEYSTTGGTSDARFIKNVCPVVEFGLVGQTMHKVDEYCPVEDLRRLTDIYEAILKGVFARLAG; the protein is encoded by the coding sequence ATGACCATCGACCCCGTCGCCCTCGCCCAGGATCTGATCCGCTGCCCCAGCGTCACGCCCCATGACGGCGGCGCGCTGGGCGTTCTGGAGGCGGCGCTGGCGCCGATGGGTTTCACCTGCCACCGCCTGCGCTTCCAGCAGGAGGGGACGGAGCCGGTGGAGAACCTCTACGCCCGGCTCGGCACCGAGGGGCCCAATTTCTGCTTTGCCGGCCACACCGACGTGGTCCCGCCGGGGGACAGGGGCTGGACGGTCGATCCCTTCGCCGGCGAGGTGATGGGCGGACGCCTGTTCGGCCGCGGCGCGGTCGACATGAAGGGCGCCATCGCCGCCTTCGTCGCCGCCGTGTCGCGCCGGCTGCAGGACGGCCCGCCCGCCGGTTCGATCAGCCTGCTGATCACCGGCGACGAGGAAGGGGTGGCGATCAACGGCACCCGCAAGGTGCTGGACTGGATGGCCGGGCGCGGCGAGCGCATCGACGCCTGCGTGGTGGGGGAGCCGACCAATCCCAAGGCGCTGGGCGACATGATCAAGATCGGCCGGCGCGGCAGCCTGACCGGCTTCCTGACCGTGTTCGGCGCGCAGGGCCACGTCGCCTACCCGCATCTGGCCGACAACCCGCTGCCGCGGCTGGTCCGCATGCTGGCCGCCATCACCGAACACCCGATGGACGGGGGCACGGCGCATTTCCAGCCCTCCACCCTGGCGCTGACCACCATCGACGTCGACAACACGGCGACCAACGTCATCCCGGCCCAGGGCAAGGCGACCTTCAACATCCGCTTCAACGACGCCCACACCCCGGCCGGCATCGAGGCGTGGCTGCGCCGCACCTTCGACGCCGTCGGCGGCGCCTATGAGCTGGAGGTCTACTGCTCAGGCGACAGCTTCGTCACCCCGCCCGGCCCGCTGACCGAGCTGGTGGCCGAGGCGGTGGAGGGCGTGACCGGGCGCCGGCCGGAATACTCGACCACCGGCGGCACGTCGGACGCCCGCTTCATCAAGAATGTCTGCCCGGTGGTGGAGTTCGGGCTGGTCGGCCAGACCATGCACAAGGTCGACGAATATTGTCCGGTGGAGGATCTCCGCCGGCTGACGGACATCTACGAGGCCATCCTGAAGGGCGTGTTCGCGCGCCTTGCCGGGTGA
- the trmD gene encoding tRNA (guanosine(37)-N1)-methyltransferase TrmD: MFPGPLGHSLAGKALENGVWALESVDIRSFARDKHRSVDDTPFGGGAGMVMRPDVLDAALTATAGPVGAPGRGRAIYLSPRGRVLNQDLVKELAATPVVTLLCGRYEGVDQRVLDAHGLEEVSLGDFVLSGGELAALSLMDAVVRLLPGVMGNVETAGEESFERGLLEYPHYTRPAVWTDGQGVERAVPEVLLSGHHGKVKAWRLAEAERITEARRPDLWSLYQASRPAVTVTNKGRRQARRRDPKPE; this comes from the coding sequence ATGTTTCCGGGGCCGCTCGGCCACTCGCTGGCCGGCAAGGCGTTGGAAAATGGAGTCTGGGCGCTGGAATCGGTGGACATTCGCTCGTTCGCGCGCGATAAACACCGCTCCGTCGACGACACCCCCTTCGGCGGAGGGGCCGGCATGGTCATGCGGCCCGACGTGCTGGACGCGGCTCTGACCGCGACGGCGGGGCCTGTGGGGGCACCGGGACGCGGCCGGGCGATCTATCTCTCGCCTCGCGGACGGGTGCTGAACCAGGATCTGGTCAAGGAGTTGGCCGCCACTCCGGTGGTGACGCTGCTCTGCGGCCGGTACGAAGGGGTGGACCAGCGGGTCCTCGATGCGCACGGCCTCGAAGAGGTCAGCCTCGGGGATTTCGTGCTGTCCGGCGGGGAACTCGCCGCGCTCAGCCTGATGGATGCCGTGGTGCGCTTGCTCCCCGGCGTCATGGGCAACGTGGAGACGGCGGGTGAAGAGAGTTTCGAACGGGGGTTGCTCGAATACCCCCACTACACCCGGCCGGCGGTCTGGACCGACGGGCAGGGTGTGGAGCGCGCGGTGCCGGAGGTTCTGCTGTCCGGTCACCACGGAAAGGTCAAGGCCTGGCGGCTGGCCGAGGCGGAGAGGATCACGGAGGCCCGACGGCCCGACCTGTGGTCGCTCTACCAGGCGAGCCGGCCGGCAGTAACTGTTACGAACAAGGGTCGGCGGCAGGCTCGCCGGCGCGACCCGAAACCGGAGTGA